The following are encoded in a window of Streptomyces showdoensis genomic DNA:
- a CDS encoding class I SAM-dependent methyltransferase — MTDDITAGSPASDTSLPGDGYVGDPAVRAEWDTRYADRQQLWSGRPNGALVAEVAGLTPGRVLDVGCGEGADAVWLARGGWYVTGLEVSGVALERAAGHARDAGVGVRWVHAGLAEAALPPASFDLVSAQYPALLRTPDAAAERALLAAVAPDGVLLLVHHAGMETQQAHDSGFDPADYVWPSMVAALLTDDWQVEVNEQRPRVAPDGGAGAHHTDDVVLRARRLR, encoded by the coding sequence ATGACCGACGACATCACAGCGGGATCGCCCGCATCCGACACTTCCCTGCCCGGCGACGGATACGTCGGAGACCCCGCGGTAAGAGCGGAGTGGGACACCCGATACGCCGACCGGCAACAGCTGTGGAGCGGCCGGCCCAACGGCGCGCTCGTGGCCGAGGTCGCCGGGCTCACGCCCGGGCGGGTGCTCGACGTCGGCTGCGGCGAGGGCGCGGACGCGGTCTGGCTCGCGCGCGGCGGCTGGTACGTGACCGGACTCGAGGTCTCGGGCGTGGCCCTGGAGCGGGCGGCCGGGCACGCGCGCGACGCCGGTGTCGGCGTTCGCTGGGTGCACGCCGGGCTGGCGGAAGCGGCGCTCCCGCCGGCCTCCTTCGACCTGGTCTCCGCGCAGTATCCGGCCCTCCTGCGCACCCCCGACGCCGCAGCCGAGCGAGCGCTGCTCGCGGCCGTCGCGCCCGACGGCGTACTGCTGCTCGTACACCACGCGGGGATGGAGACCCAGCAGGCGCACGACAGCGGCTTCGACCCGGCTGACTACGTCTGGCCCTCGATGGTCGCAGCCCTGCTCACGGACGACTGGCAGGTGGAGGTGAACGAGCAGCGTCCCCGTGTGGCGCCCGACGGCGGTGCCGGTGCGCACCACACCGACGACGTGGTGCTGCGTGCGCGACGACTGCGCTGA
- a CDS encoding ArsR/SmtB family transcription factor — protein MPTDVFGVLANPVRRRLLESLRDGPRSTGELAGMFELGRPAVSEHLAVLRAAGLVREEPRGRHRFYHLEPARLAEVSEWLHPFEHYWKQRLDALSDLLDEEDGS, from the coding sequence ATGCCCACGGATGTGTTCGGCGTGCTGGCCAATCCGGTACGCCGCAGACTGCTGGAAAGCCTGCGGGACGGCCCCCGCTCGACGGGCGAGCTGGCAGGGATGTTCGAACTCGGCCGGCCCGCCGTCTCCGAGCACCTGGCGGTGCTCCGTGCCGCCGGCCTCGTACGCGAGGAGCCGCGCGGCCGGCACCGCTTCTACCACCTCGAACCGGCCCGGCTGGCCGAGGTGAGCGAGTGGCTGCATCCGTTCGAGCACTACTGGAAGCAGCGCCTTGACGCGCTGTCCGACCTCCTGGACGAGGAAGACGGATCATGA
- a CDS encoding SRPBCC family protein produces MTTENDTSAPGGTSDAITCEKFLPHPPAAVWKALTDPELHARWWAAGDVKPVVGHRFTLDMGNNFGHQSCEVTEVDAERLLAYRFAEGTLDTTLTWTLHPEDGGTRLVLNHTGFDLDSPMGRQALAGMGHGWPRVLDNLATTLAGAA; encoded by the coding sequence ATGACGACCGAGAACGACACGAGCGCCCCCGGCGGCACGAGCGACGCGATCACCTGCGAGAAGTTCCTTCCGCACCCCCCGGCGGCGGTGTGGAAGGCCCTGACCGACCCCGAGCTGCACGCCCGCTGGTGGGCCGCCGGCGACGTCAAGCCCGTCGTCGGGCACCGCTTCACCCTCGACATGGGCAACAACTTCGGTCACCAGTCCTGCGAGGTCACCGAGGTGGACGCGGAGCGCCTGCTGGCCTACCGGTTCGCCGAGGGCACCCTCGACACCACCCTCACGTGGACCCTGCACCCCGAGGACGGGGGCACCCGCCTCGTCCTGAACCACACGGGCTTCGACCTCGACTCCCCGATGGGGCGACAGGCGCTCGCCGGCATGGGCCACGGCTGGCCCCGCGTCCTGGACAACCTCGCCACGACCCTGGCCGGCGCTGCCTGA